The Candidatus Alcyoniella australis sequence GCCGAAATCTGTGAAGAACTGCTGCGCGCGCGATCCCATGCCGCCGGCGATGATGATATTGGCCCCTTGCTCACTGAGCCAGCGCGGCAGCACGCCCGGCTCGTGGGGCGGTGGCGGAAGCTGCTTGGTGTCGATGATCTCGTTGTTTTGCACGCTAACCAGGGTAAATACTTCGCAGTGGCCGAAGTGCGCGCACATCGTGCCCTCAGCCGTTGGAATCGCAATATTGGTAACTGCGCTTGAGCCCTGCGGCTCGGCCGTTTGCGGCTGCTGCGATGGCTTTGATTCAGCGGGCTGCTGTTCGTTGCCTGACGATGCGGCCACGATTTTTTCGAGAATTTCGTTGTAGGCCGCCTGCACCGGCCAGCCGTCCTGCTGGAGCATCAGCGGCTTGCCTGCGTCGCCGGATACCACCACCCGCGGGTCCAGGGGGATGCCGCCGAGGAACGGCACCTTGGCCGCTTCGGCCGTGCGCTTTCCGCCGCCGGAGCCGAACAGCGCCTCGCTGTGGCCGCAGTGGGGGCAGACGTAGGAGCCCATGTTTTCGATCAGACCCAGCACCGGCATGTTCACCGAACGGCAGAAGGTCAGCGATTTGCGGACGTCGGCCAGTGAGACCTCCTGAGGCGTGGTCACCACCAACGCTTTGACGCCGGTGAAGTCCTGGGCCACGGTCAGCGGCTCGTCGCCGGTCCCCGGAGGGGAATCGATCAGCAGGTAGTCCAGATCGCCCCACTGGCTGTCGGCCACGAACTGGCGGATCACGCCGATTTTCAACGGGCCGCGCCAGATTACCGCATCGTCTTTGCTCTTCAGTAGGTTGCCCATTGAAAGCACTTTGAGGTTGGGCAGAAACTGCAGCGGGGTAATGCCTTCGGGCGAGGTCTGCGGATGTTCGTCGACCAGGCCCAGCAGTCCGGGCACGGTCGGGCCGTGCAGGTCGATGTCGAGCAGGCCGACCTGATACCCGCGCTTGGCCAGCCCCACGGCGAGGTTGGCGGCCACGGTGCTCTTGCCCACGCCGCCCTTGCCGCTCATCACCAGGATCTTGTTTTTTACTTTGGCCAAAGTCTCGGTTATGCGCTCGGTCTGGGCCTGCATCTGCGCTTTGCGATCGGACTGTTGCTGATTATCTTGCACGGATTACTCC is a genomic window containing:
- a CDS encoding iron-sulfur cluster carrier protein MrpORP, with protein sequence MQDNQQQSDRKAQMQAQTERITETLAKVKNKILVMSGKGGVGKSTVAANLAVGLAKRGYQVGLLDIDLHGPTVPGLLGLVDEHPQTSPEGITPLQFLPNLKVLSMGNLLKSKDDAVIWRGPLKIGVIRQFVADSQWGDLDYLLIDSPPGTGDEPLTVAQDFTGVKALVVTTPQEVSLADVRKSLTFCRSVNMPVLGLIENMGSYVCPHCGHSEALFGSGGGKRTAEAAKVPFLGGIPLDPRVVVSGDAGKPLMLQQDGWPVQAAYNEILEKIVAASSGNEQQPAESKPSQQPQTAEPQGSSAVTNIAIPTAEGTMCAHFGHCEVFTLVSVQNNEIIDTKQLPPPPHEPGVLPRWLSEQGANIIIAGGMGSRAQQFFTDFGIEVRVGAQPGSTPEELVRQYIAGTLATGDNICDH